A section of the Saccopteryx leptura isolate mSacLep1 chromosome 4, mSacLep1_pri_phased_curated, whole genome shotgun sequence genome encodes:
- the ZNF263 gene encoding zinc finger protein 263 isoform X1, translated as MASGSGSQDPEGLLIVKLEEDCAWNQELLPPDPGPSAEASHLHFRRFRFQEAAGPREALSRLQELCHGWLRPELRTKEQILELLVLEQFLIILPQEIQSRVQELHPESSEEAVILVENMQRELGKLRQQVTNHGRGTEVLLEEPLSLETARESPSFKLEPMETERSPGPRLQELLGPSSKRDPQAVKERALSAPWLSLFPPEGNTEDKMTGPQLPESLEDVAMYISQEEWGHQDPSKRALSRDTVQESYENVDSLESQVPNPEALSTQVEQGRKPWDCSVQTYKEGQSPRSLAPGEEKFESQEESAQSVSSESIHLQVLLPGQARGEVPWSPEQGRPRDRADGHWEPPPEDRMEQSLLGATSCREVGRPKELQPKKLHLCPLCGKNFSNNSNLIRHQRIHVAERLCMDVEGSEIFGGSPHFLSLHRAHLGEEAHKCLECGKSFSQNTHLTRHQRTHTGEKPYQCNVCGKSFSCNSNLHRHQRTHTGEKPYKCPECGEIFAHSSNLLRHQRIHTGERPYKCAECGKSFSRSSHLVIHEKTHEKERLYPFSECGEAVSDSSPFLINHGIHKAEKKVFECLTCGKSFRRGMHLTRHQRTHTGEKPYKCTLCGENFSHRSNLIRHQRIHTGEKPYTCHECGDSFSHSSNRIRHLRTHTGERPYKCSECGESFSRSSRLISHQRTHTG; from the exons ATGGCGTCGGGCTCGGGCTCCCAGGATCCGGAAGGGCTCCTGATAGTGAAGTTGGAGGAGGACTGCGCCTGGAACCAGGAGCTGCTCCCGCCAGACCCAGGGCCCAGCGCTGAGGCCTCCCACCTGCACTTCAGGCGGTTCCGCTTCCAAGAGGCCGCTGGACCCCGGGAAGCCCTCAGTCGGCTCCAGGAGCTTTGCCATGGGTGGCTGCGGCCAGAGTTGCGCACCAAGGAGCAGATTCTGGAGCTGCTGGTGCTGGAGCAGTTTCTAATCATCCTGCCCCAGGAGATCCAGAGCAGGGTGCAGGAGCTGCACCCAGAGAGCAGCGAGGAAGCTGTGATCCTTGTGGAAAATATGCAGCGAGAgcttgggaaactgaggcaacag GTCACAAACCATGGGCGGGGAACTGAAGTGCTTTTGGAGGAGCCTTTGTCCCTGGAAACAGCACGAGAGTCACCGAGCTTCAAGCTGGAGCCAATGGAGACTGAGCGAAGCCCTGGCCCCAGGCTGCAGGAGCTGCTAGGGCCCAGCTCTAAAAGGGACCCCCAGGCTGTAAAGGAGAGGG CATTATCTGCTCCCtggctttctctctttcctcctgaaGGAAACACAGAAGACAAGATGACTGGGCCCCAG TTGCCTGAGAGCTTAGAGGACGTGGCTATGTACATCTCCCAGGAGGAGTGGGGGCATCAGGATCCTAGTAAGAGGGCCCTCTCCAGGGACACGGTGCAGGAGAGTTATGAGAATGTGGACTCACTGG AGTCTCAGGTTCCCAATCCGGAGGCCCTGAGCACCCAGGTGGAACAAGGAAGAAAACCATGGGATTGCAGTGTCCAGACCTATAAGGAGGGACAGAGCCCTAGAAGCCTAGCTCCAG GGGAAGAGAAATTTGAGAGCCAGGAAGAAAGTGCTCAGTCTGTTTCTTCTGAGAGCATCCATCTACAGGTACttctgcctggccaggccagaGGGGAGGTGCCCTGGAGTCCTGAGCAGGGACGGCCTAGGGACAGGGCAGATGGGCATTGGGAGCCTCCCCCAGAGGATCGGATGGAACAGTCTCTATTGGGGGCCACAAGTTGCAGAGAAGTGGGACGACCAAAGGAACTGCAGCCGAAGAAGCTCCATTTATGTCCGTTGTGTGGCAAAAATTTCTCTAACAACTCGAACCTAATTAGACACCAACGAATACATGTAGCAGAAAGACTGTGTATGGATGTAGAGGGCAGTGAAATCTTTGGTGGGAGCCCACACTTTTTATCACTACACAGAGCACACTTGGGAGAGGAGGCCCATAAGTGCCTGGAATGTGGGAAAAGCTTCAGTCAGAATACCCACCTGACTCGCCATCAGCGCACCCACACAGGTGAGAAGCCCTATCAATGTAATGTGTGTGGAAAAAGTTTCTCTTGCAACTCAAATCTCCAcagacaccagagaacacacacTGGTGAAAAGCCCTATAAGTGCCCTGAGTGTGGGGAGATCTTTGCTCACAGTTCCAACCTCCTTAGGCACcagagaattcacacaggagagagacCCTATAAGTGTGCTGAGTGTGGGAAAAGTTTCTCTCGCAGTTCCCATTTGGTTATACACGAAAAAACTCACGAGAAAGAGAGGCTTTACCCCTTCTCTGAGTGTGGGGAAGCAGTGAGTGACAGCAGCCCCTTTCTTATAAATCATGGAATTcacaaagcagaaaagaaagtgtttgaatgtttgacTTGTGGGAAAAGCTTCCGTCGGGGCATGCACCTCACCAGACATCAGAGAacgcacacaggagagaaaccatacaaatgtactCTTTGTGGAGAAAACTTTTCTCATAGATCCAACTTAATCAGGCACCAGAGAATTCACACGGGAGAGAAACCCTATACTTGTCACGAGTGTGGAGACAGTTTCTCTCACAGCTCCAATCGGATTCGTCATCTGAGAACCCATACCGGAGAGAGACCCTATAAATGTTCTGAATGTGGAGAAAGCTTTTCTCGGAGTTCACGCCTAATTAGTCATCAGAGAACTCACACGGGATAG
- the ZNF263 gene encoding zinc finger protein 263 isoform X3, giving the protein MASGSGSQDPEGLLIVKLEEDCAWNQELLPPDPGPSAEASHLHFRRFRFQEAAGPREALSRLQELCHGWLRPELRTKEQILELLVLEQFLIILPQEIQSRVQELHPESSEEAVILVENMQRELGKLRQQVTNHGRGTEVLLEEPLSLETARESPSFKLEPMETERSPGPRLQELLGPSSKRDPQAVKERALSAPWLSLFPPEGNTEDKMTGPQLPESLEDVAMYISQEEWGHQDPSKRALSRDTVQESYENVDSLESQVPNPEALSTQVEQGRKPWDCSVQTYKEGQSPRSLAPGEEKFESQEESAQSVSSESIHLQSTLGRGGP; this is encoded by the exons ATGGCGTCGGGCTCGGGCTCCCAGGATCCGGAAGGGCTCCTGATAGTGAAGTTGGAGGAGGACTGCGCCTGGAACCAGGAGCTGCTCCCGCCAGACCCAGGGCCCAGCGCTGAGGCCTCCCACCTGCACTTCAGGCGGTTCCGCTTCCAAGAGGCCGCTGGACCCCGGGAAGCCCTCAGTCGGCTCCAGGAGCTTTGCCATGGGTGGCTGCGGCCAGAGTTGCGCACCAAGGAGCAGATTCTGGAGCTGCTGGTGCTGGAGCAGTTTCTAATCATCCTGCCCCAGGAGATCCAGAGCAGGGTGCAGGAGCTGCACCCAGAGAGCAGCGAGGAAGCTGTGATCCTTGTGGAAAATATGCAGCGAGAgcttgggaaactgaggcaacag GTCACAAACCATGGGCGGGGAACTGAAGTGCTTTTGGAGGAGCCTTTGTCCCTGGAAACAGCACGAGAGTCACCGAGCTTCAAGCTGGAGCCAATGGAGACTGAGCGAAGCCCTGGCCCCAGGCTGCAGGAGCTGCTAGGGCCCAGCTCTAAAAGGGACCCCCAGGCTGTAAAGGAGAGGG CATTATCTGCTCCCtggctttctctctttcctcctgaaGGAAACACAGAAGACAAGATGACTGGGCCCCAG TTGCCTGAGAGCTTAGAGGACGTGGCTATGTACATCTCCCAGGAGGAGTGGGGGCATCAGGATCCTAGTAAGAGGGCCCTCTCCAGGGACACGGTGCAGGAGAGTTATGAGAATGTGGACTCACTGG AGTCTCAGGTTCCCAATCCGGAGGCCCTGAGCACCCAGGTGGAACAAGGAAGAAAACCATGGGATTGCAGTGTCCAGACCTATAAGGAGGGACAGAGCCCTAGAAGCCTAGCTCCAG GGGAAGAGAAATTTGAGAGCCAGGAAGAAAGTGCTCAGTCTGTTTCTTCTGAGAGCATCCATCTACAG AGCACACTTGGGAGAGGAGGCCCATAA
- the ZNF263 gene encoding zinc finger protein 263 isoform X2, giving the protein MASGSGSQDPEGLLIVKLEEDCAWNQELLPPDPGPSAEASHLHFRRFRFQEAAGPREALSRLQELCHGWLRPELRTKEQILELLVLEQFLIILPQEIQSRVQELHPESSEEAVILVENMQRELGKLRQQLPESLEDVAMYISQEEWGHQDPSKRALSRDTVQESYENVDSLESQVPNPEALSTQVEQGRKPWDCSVQTYKEGQSPRSLAPGEEKFESQEESAQSVSSESIHLQVLLPGQARGEVPWSPEQGRPRDRADGHWEPPPEDRMEQSLLGATSCREVGRPKELQPKKLHLCPLCGKNFSNNSNLIRHQRIHVAERLCMDVEGSEIFGGSPHFLSLHRAHLGEEAHKCLECGKSFSQNTHLTRHQRTHTGEKPYQCNVCGKSFSCNSNLHRHQRTHTGEKPYKCPECGEIFAHSSNLLRHQRIHTGERPYKCAECGKSFSRSSHLVIHEKTHEKERLYPFSECGEAVSDSSPFLINHGIHKAEKKVFECLTCGKSFRRGMHLTRHQRTHTGEKPYKCTLCGENFSHRSNLIRHQRIHTGEKPYTCHECGDSFSHSSNRIRHLRTHTGERPYKCSECGESFSRSSRLISHQRTHTG; this is encoded by the exons ATGGCGTCGGGCTCGGGCTCCCAGGATCCGGAAGGGCTCCTGATAGTGAAGTTGGAGGAGGACTGCGCCTGGAACCAGGAGCTGCTCCCGCCAGACCCAGGGCCCAGCGCTGAGGCCTCCCACCTGCACTTCAGGCGGTTCCGCTTCCAAGAGGCCGCTGGACCCCGGGAAGCCCTCAGTCGGCTCCAGGAGCTTTGCCATGGGTGGCTGCGGCCAGAGTTGCGCACCAAGGAGCAGATTCTGGAGCTGCTGGTGCTGGAGCAGTTTCTAATCATCCTGCCCCAGGAGATCCAGAGCAGGGTGCAGGAGCTGCACCCAGAGAGCAGCGAGGAAGCTGTGATCCTTGTGGAAAATATGCAGCGAGAgcttgggaaactgaggcaacag TTGCCTGAGAGCTTAGAGGACGTGGCTATGTACATCTCCCAGGAGGAGTGGGGGCATCAGGATCCTAGTAAGAGGGCCCTCTCCAGGGACACGGTGCAGGAGAGTTATGAGAATGTGGACTCACTGG AGTCTCAGGTTCCCAATCCGGAGGCCCTGAGCACCCAGGTGGAACAAGGAAGAAAACCATGGGATTGCAGTGTCCAGACCTATAAGGAGGGACAGAGCCCTAGAAGCCTAGCTCCAG GGGAAGAGAAATTTGAGAGCCAGGAAGAAAGTGCTCAGTCTGTTTCTTCTGAGAGCATCCATCTACAGGTACttctgcctggccaggccagaGGGGAGGTGCCCTGGAGTCCTGAGCAGGGACGGCCTAGGGACAGGGCAGATGGGCATTGGGAGCCTCCCCCAGAGGATCGGATGGAACAGTCTCTATTGGGGGCCACAAGTTGCAGAGAAGTGGGACGACCAAAGGAACTGCAGCCGAAGAAGCTCCATTTATGTCCGTTGTGTGGCAAAAATTTCTCTAACAACTCGAACCTAATTAGACACCAACGAATACATGTAGCAGAAAGACTGTGTATGGATGTAGAGGGCAGTGAAATCTTTGGTGGGAGCCCACACTTTTTATCACTACACAGAGCACACTTGGGAGAGGAGGCCCATAAGTGCCTGGAATGTGGGAAAAGCTTCAGTCAGAATACCCACCTGACTCGCCATCAGCGCACCCACACAGGTGAGAAGCCCTATCAATGTAATGTGTGTGGAAAAAGTTTCTCTTGCAACTCAAATCTCCAcagacaccagagaacacacacTGGTGAAAAGCCCTATAAGTGCCCTGAGTGTGGGGAGATCTTTGCTCACAGTTCCAACCTCCTTAGGCACcagagaattcacacaggagagagacCCTATAAGTGTGCTGAGTGTGGGAAAAGTTTCTCTCGCAGTTCCCATTTGGTTATACACGAAAAAACTCACGAGAAAGAGAGGCTTTACCCCTTCTCTGAGTGTGGGGAAGCAGTGAGTGACAGCAGCCCCTTTCTTATAAATCATGGAATTcacaaagcagaaaagaaagtgtttgaatgtttgacTTGTGGGAAAAGCTTCCGTCGGGGCATGCACCTCACCAGACATCAGAGAacgcacacaggagagaaaccatacaaatgtactCTTTGTGGAGAAAACTTTTCTCATAGATCCAACTTAATCAGGCACCAGAGAATTCACACGGGAGAGAAACCCTATACTTGTCACGAGTGTGGAGACAGTTTCTCTCACAGCTCCAATCGGATTCGTCATCTGAGAACCCATACCGGAGAGAGACCCTATAAATGTTCTGAATGTGGAGAAAGCTTTTCTCGGAGTTCACGCCTAATTAGTCATCAGAGAACTCACACGGGATAG
- the MEFV gene encoding pyrin: MHPLGSKTEGFLYSQKLDSWLRPLLVNTMAKTPSDHLLYSLEELVPYDFEKFKFKLQNTSLEKEHPRIPRGQLQTARPVKLASLLLTYYGEKCAVQLTLQVLRAINQHLLAEELHRVTGPKCPIQESGTDCSAMSCSSGENKAKSPRIPDGLEGDRQQQSGDGAASHPKAERGPQKKPQGKWGDQKGSESLDVQSKPRARNVTLSSRRSPFSSKLQGEKQSNSSFKLRRNASSAGRLQGLSCRLFAGSLGRKECQLSETYIPSKENRPKSLEFTISSGEREPPNPETLLSQEKMRGENTDSASTPSKVGTPDVRATMALEEGSRNLEHSVILEGETFRDTCSNVSLPEEEKTWEHSESTVPSEKSRTEVPETPETMGEVVGSVLHELANLEVTPSSGWPQDEAVCPLCRSQEGDSVVGTCMQDSCSSSIASSDPKVLGGCLPTNPRCQASLPGKTSGGLEQQEGPQTANLSPKLLPQCERHMKQIQLLFCEDHREPICLICSLSLEHRGHRVRPIEEAALEYKEQIQKLLDHLKELRKFGEEQRAQGDQNTANYLKQTGVQKQRVRNQLEQLYQFLEQQEQLFVAWLEELGQTIGQVRETYDTQVSRDIALLSELIEELEVKQCQSEWKLMQDIGVTLDRVKMVNIPKPWTTPREMQEKIHLLHQKSEFVEKSVKCFSETLRSEMETFNVPELICAQAYAVNVFLDAETAHPNLIVSDDLKSVRLGNKWNHMPDSPERFDSCIFTLGSPRFSAGCHYWEVEVGDKTGWVLGICKASTSRKGSMTLSPENGYWVVMMMKRNEYQASTFPPTRLQMREPPRRVGIFLDYKARNISFYNVTAKSHIYTFTSFSSSGPLQPIFSPGTHDGGKNMDPLTICPVGGQGPH, translated from the exons ATGCACCCCTTGGGCTCCAAGACAGAGGGCTTTCTCTACTCCCAGAAGCTGGACAGCTGGCTCCGGCCTCTCTTGGTCAACACCATGGCCAAGACTCCTAGTGACCATTTGTTGTACTCCCTGGAGGAGCTGGTGCCCTATGACTTTGAGAAATTCAAGTTCAAGCTACAAAACACCAGCCTAGAGAAGGAGCACCCCCGGATACCCCGAGGCCAGCTCCAGACAGCCAGGCCAGTGAAGCTGGCCTCTCTGCTGCTCACCTACTATGGGGAGAAGTGTGCTGTGCAGCTGACTCTGCAGGTTCTGAGGGCCATCAACCAGCACCTCCTGGCAGAGGAGCTCCACAGGGTAACTGGCCCAA AATGTCCAATACAAGAAAGTGGCACTGACTGTTCAGCAATGTCTTGTTCCTCTGGGGAGAATAAAGCCAAGAGCCCGAGGATACCAGATGGCCTGGAAGGTGACAGGCAGCAGCAAAGTGGCGATGGGGCAGCCAGTCATCCCAAGGCTGAGAGAGGGCCGCAGAAGAAACCTCAGGGCAAATGGGGAGATCAGAAGGGCTCAGAGAGCCTGGATGTGCAGAGCAAGCCAAGGGCCAGGAACGTGACTCTGTCTTCCAGGAGAAGTCCATTCTCCAGCAAGTTGCAAGGGGAGAAGCAGAGCAATTCAAGTTTCAAGCTACGCAGGAATGCCAGCTCTGCAGGAAGGCTGCAAGGACTCTCCTGTAGGTTGTTTGCTGGGTCCCTGGGAAGAAAAGAATGCCAGCTATCTGAAACATATATACCTTCAAAAGAGAATCGACCCAAAAGTCTTGAATTCACCATTTCTTCAGGAGAGAGAGAACCCCCCAATCCAGAAACTCTTCTGTCTCAAGAGAAAATGAGAGGTGAGAATACAGACTCAGCATCTACCCCCAGCAAAGTGGGCACTCCGGATGTAAGGGCTACTATGGCTCTGGAAGAAGGCTCAAGAAATCTAGAACATTCTGTGATTCTGGAGGGGGAAACATTCAGAGATACGTGTTCCAATGTATCATTGCCTGAAGAGGAGAAGACCTGGGAGCATTCAGAATCCACAGTACCTTCGGAGAAAAGTAGAACTGAGGTCCCAGAGACCCCTGAGACCATGGGAGAGGTGGTAGGCAGTGTGCTCCATGAGCTTGCAAATCTAGAAGTCACTCCATCTTCAG GGTGGCCACAGGATGAAGCTGTGTGTCCCCTTTGCCGTTCCCAGGAAGGAGACTCGGTTGTTGGCACTTGCATGCAAGATTCCTGCAGCTCCTCCATCGCTTCTAGTGATCCCAAGGTTTTGGGTGGTTGCTTGCCCACCAACCCCAGGTGCCAAGCCTCGCTCCCAGGGAAGACCTCTGGAGGCCTTGAGCAGCAGGAGGGCCCACAGACAGCTAACCTGAGCCCCAAGCTCCTGCCACAATGTGAGCGTCACATGAAGCAGATCCAGCTGCTCTTCTGTGAGGACCACAGGGAGCCTATCTGCCTCATCTGCAGCCTGAGTCTGGAGCACCGAGGCCACCGGGTACGCCCCATTGAGGAGGCTGCCCTGGAATACAAG GAACAAATTCAGAAGCTACTGGATCATCTGAAGGAGTTGAGAAAAtttggagaggagcagagagctCAGGGGGATCAGAACACAGCGAACTACCTG AAACAAACTGGAGTCCAGAAGCAGAGAGTCAGGAACCAGCTGGAGCAGCTGTACCAGTTTTTGGAGCAGCAAGAGCAGCTCTTTGTGGCCTGGCTGGAGGAACTGGGCCAGACCATTGGCCAGGTCAGGGAGACATACGACACCCAAGTGTCCAGGGACATTGCCCTTCTCAGTGAGCTGATTGAGGAGCTGGAGGTCAAGCAGTGCCAGTCGGAATGGAAGCTTATGCAG GACATTGGAGTCACCCTGGACAG AGTCAAGATGGTGAATATACCTAAACCATGGACCACTCCTCGAGAGATGCAAGAAAAGATTCACCTGCTCCACCAGAAATCAGAGTTCGTGGAGAAGAGCGTGAAGTGTTTCTCAG AAACTCTCCGTTCAGAAATGGAAACCTTCAATG ttCCAGAACTGATTTGTGCTCAGGCATATGCTG TTAATGTGTTTCTGGATGCAGAAACAGCTCACCCCAACCTCATCGTCTCTGATGACCTGAAAAGTGTTAGACTTGGAAACAAGTGGAACCATATGCCTGACAGTCCAGAAAGATTTGACAGCTGCATCTTCACCCTGGGCTCTCCAAGGTTCAGTGCTGGCTGCCATTACTGGGAAGTGGAGGTGGGAGACAAGACAGGGTGGGTCCTGGGCATCTGCAAGGCATCCACCAGCAGAAAGGGGAGCATGACCCTGTCACCGGAGAACGGCTActgggtggtgatgatgatgaaacGAAATGAGTACCAGGCATCCACCTTTCCCCCAACCCGCCTGCAGATGAGGGAGCCCCCCAGGCGTGTGGGCATCTTCCTGGACTATAAGGCTAGAAACATCTCCTTCTACAATGTGACAGCTAAGTCTCACATCTACACATTCACCAGCTTCTCTTCCTCTGGACCCCTTCAACCTATCTTCAGCCCTGGGACACATGATGGAGGGAAGAACATGGATCCTCTCACCATCTGTCCAGTGGGTGGACAGGGGCCTCACTGA